The Eriocheir sinensis breed Jianghai 21 chromosome 21, ASM2467909v1, whole genome shotgun sequence genome includes a region encoding these proteins:
- the LOC127001647 gene encoding uncharacterized protein LOC127001647 has product MREAPRTSSAKSYGGGSRRRRWEMKSKESFERSLAVEVDSPQRRTPRYRRDFRRERSPDYPEDRNPFSQKQPRSSPPQDSTHKMPFPQNSTHKSEAGHQGSESDLLSAKLSALIEEASVKSKDTEKGSLGDVRRASWGHLEQTTEKSPGETHNTNEKRRESLKAVPEIISPMDWNKAQVLNDKFETKSLKVAEESPKMKVKEEEEEEEDAKSDYSPSAPPLSSQETSRKLSSRKKKGHRKSSNSKMLMEGSTSKESYISLQLREMEEDVIGTARGDPCVLSAPGLLFNATINPSGTISTIYQEKVGGFVIARNEMEGLQRKKEDLRDSSQVQTPSSHAIFLQSGFRTFSVLCQGLLAGITLAHCLMIFLLESNPSSLPGVYPPIVAHVFFALIIFLSTLCLVAAFDRCDLVGVGVFSGHGIKMPWTPALYISSLILSLAAIRTENTLINFKNYVDEVISKEKAVDLVEWWRWVCVARTSLAVLAWLAVVPDPHTDALLDSLQHSHH; this is encoded by the exons ATGCGTGAGGCACCAAGGACAAGTTCTGCCAAGAGTTATGGTGGTGGCAGTCGTAGGCGCCGATGGGAAATGAAGTCCAAGGAGTCATTTGAAAGATCACTGGCAGTGGAAGTGGACTCACCACAGAGAAGGACTCCACGCTATAGGAGGGACTTCAGGAGGGAGCGATCACCAGACTACCCTGAGGACAGGAATCCTTTCTCTCAGAAGCAGCCCAGGTCATCACCCCCTCAGGACTCAACCCACAAAATGCCATTCCCTCAGAACTCAACTCACAAGAGTGAAGCAGGTCACCAGGGTAGTGAGTCTGACCTTCTGTCTGCTAAGCTGTCTGCTCTAATAGAAGAAGCAAGTGTGAAGTCTAAAGATACTGAAAAGGGGTCACTAGGTGATGTTAGAAGGGCATCTTGGGGTCACCTGGAACAGACAACTGAGAAGAGCCCCGGGGAAACACATAACACCaatgaaaaacgaagagaaagccTGAAAGCTGTGCCAGAAATCATATCACCCATGGATTGGAATAAAGCACAAGTCCTTAATGATAAGTTTGAAACCAAATCCTTGAAGGTAGCAGAAGAGAGCCCCAagatgaaagtgaaagaggaggaggaggaggaggaagatgcaaagTCAGATTATTCTCCATCAGCCCCACCTCTGTCCTCTCAAGAAACCAGCAGGAAACTTTCCTCTAGGAAAAAGAAAGGCCATAGGAAGAGCTCTAACTCCAAGATGCTGATGGAAGGCAGCACAAGCAAGGAATCCTACATTAGCCTCCAGCTgcgagagatggaagaggatgtGATTGGCACAGCAAGAGGAGATCCATGTGTGCTTTCTGCTCCTGGCCTTCTTTTTAATGCCACCATCAACCCCTCGGGCACCATCAGCACTATCTACCAAGAGAAAGTGGGTGGCTTCGTTATAGCAAGGAATGAAATGGAGGGCttgcagaggaagaaagaagatctCCGAGACAGCAGTCAGGTTCAAACACCAAGTTCCCATGCCATCTTTCTCCAGAGTGGATTCAGAACATTCTCAGTGTTGTGTCAAGGCCTCCTGGCAGGCATAACTCTGGCACACTGTCTCATG ATTTTCCTGCTGGAGAGTAACCCAAGCAGTCTCCCCGGGGTGTACCCGCCTATTGTGGCTCACGTGTTCTTTGccctcatcattttcctctcaaCTCTGTGCCTTGTGGCAGCCTTTGACAG GTGTGATcttgttggtgtgggtgtgttctCCGGGCACGGTATCAAGATGCCCTGGACCCCAGCACTCTACATTTCCTCTTTGATTCTTTCTCTTGCGGCTATTCGCACTGAAAACACCCTCATCAACTTCAAAAATTATGTTGATGAAGTTATTTCCAAAGAGAAG GCAGTAGACCTTGTAGAGTGGTGGCGGTGGGTGTGTGTGGCACGCACCTCCCTCGCTGTGCTGGCCTGGCTGGCGGTGGTGCCTGATCCCCACACTGATGCTCTGCTTGACTCCCTCCAACACAGCCATCACTAG